In Simkaniaceae bacterium, the following proteins share a genomic window:
- a CDS encoding aminopeptidase P family protein: protein MSQERIKRLSLSLAQAKLDAFVVTDETHLFYLTGVSLSNGYLLITPKKHVLYLAEMSIPECDGVEWLNVQKMKKGIFHFSTPKKIRLGFDPDMITHSAYLELKKQCAESGCIRLVPSSLLQEMRIIKTIDEWQLLNQAATIVYDSYEHLKRWIKEGMSEIDIAREFERVLREKGGEEHSFSPIVAINEHAAIPHHRPKERRLKRDEPLLLDLGVKYRGYCSDMTRMICLDTMPSKIAELYRIAKQAHDEALKACTVGTPIADIDRAARDVIRHYGYDKQFIHSLGHGIGLWVHETPFLRPKKSSAGVLKEGMVFTIEPGIYLPNIGGVRYENMVYMDHEKAHLFFPV from the coding sequence ATGTCACAAGAAAGGATAAAAAGACTCTCTCTCTCCTTAGCTCAAGCGAAGCTCGATGCGTTTGTCGTTACCGATGAGACCCATCTCTTTTATTTAACCGGGGTTTCCCTCTCAAACGGGTATCTCCTCATAACGCCCAAAAAGCATGTCCTATATCTTGCCGAAATGTCGATTCCCGAATGTGACGGAGTTGAGTGGCTTAACGTCCAAAAAATGAAAAAAGGGATTTTTCATTTTTCTACGCCCAAGAAAATAAGGCTTGGATTCGATCCTGATATGATCACACATTCAGCCTATCTGGAATTAAAAAAACAGTGTGCAGAATCGGGCTGTATTCGACTTGTTCCTTCATCGTTATTGCAAGAAATGCGCATAATCAAGACCATTGATGAATGGCAATTACTCAATCAAGCGGCAACCATTGTTTATGATTCCTATGAGCATTTGAAACGGTGGATCAAAGAGGGAATGAGTGAAATTGACATTGCAAGGGAGTTTGAGAGGGTTTTGCGAGAAAAGGGGGGAGAAGAGCACTCTTTTAGCCCCATCGTAGCGATCAATGAACATGCTGCCATTCCCCATCACCGTCCCAAAGAGAGAAGGTTGAAGAGAGATGAACCGCTTCTTCTCGATCTCGGAGTTAAATACCGGGGCTATTGTAGCGATATGACACGGATGATTTGTCTGGATACAATGCCCTCAAAGATCGCCGAACTCTACCGCATTGCAAAGCAGGCGCATGATGAGGCGCTGAAAGCGTGCACAGTAGGAACTCCGATTGCCGATATAGACCGCGCTGCCCGCGACGTCATTCGCCATTATGGCTATGATAAACAATTTATCCACTCCCTTGGTCACGGTATTGGCTTGTGGGTTCATGAGACTCCCTTTCTAAGACCCAAAAAATCGAGCGCAGGTGTGCTCAAAGAGGGGATGGTATTCACGATAGAGCCGGGGATTTATTTACCCAATATTGGCGGCGTGCGCTATGAGAACATGGTTTATATGGATCATGAAAAAGCGCATCTTTTTTTTCCGGTATAG